The genomic window TATCCCGCCCCTCCCTTTGAACGCGCAGCAAACCGCCGATCTGGTTGAGCTGCTGAAAAACCCGCCCGCAGGCGAAGGCGGGTTCTTGGTTCAACTGCTCGCCCACCGTGTGCCGCCCGGTGTGGACGATGCCGCCAAAGTCAAAGCCTCATTCCTGGCTGCCGTTGCCGAAGGCAGCGCATCCAGCCCTCTGATTCCCCCCGAATATGCGACCGAACTCTTAGGTACGATGCTCGGCGGTTACAATATTCACGCCTTAATCGAACTTTTAGACGACGACAAACTCGCGCCCATTGCCGCCAAAGGTTTGAAACATACGCTTCTGATGTTCGATTCTTTCCACGACGTTCAGGAAAAAGCCGAGAAAGGCAACAAATACGCGCAGGAAGTTTTGCAATCTTGGGCAGATGCCGAATGGTTCACCTCACGCGCCAAAGTTCCCGAAAAAATCACCGTTACCGTCTTCAAAGTTGACGGCGAAACCAATACAGACGACCTTTCTCCCGCGCCTGACGCGTGGAGCCGTCCCGACATTCCGCTGCACGCGCTGGCGATGCTGAAAAACCCGCGCGACGGCATCACGCCCGACAAACCGGGCGAAGTCGGTCCGATTAAATTGTTGGAAGAACTCAAAGCCAAAGGTCATCCCGTTGCCTATGTCGGCGACGTGGTCGGTACCGGTTCTTCACGCAAATCCGCCACCAACTCCGTCATTTGGCATACCGGCGAAGACATTCCGTTCGTACCGAACAAACGTTTCGGCGGCGTATGCTTGGGCGGCAAAATCGCGCCGATTTTCTTCAATACTCAAGAAGACTCCGGCGCGCTGCCGATTGAAGTCGATGTTTCCGCGCTGAAAATGGGCGATGTCGTCGATATCCTGCCTTATGAAGGCAAAATCGTGAAAAACGGCGAAACCGTTGCCGAGTTTGAATTGAAATCACAAGTATTGCTGGACGAAGTACAAGCCGGCGGCCGTATCAATCTGATTATCGGCCGCGGTCTGACTGCCAAAGCACGCGAAGCCTTGAAACTGCCTGCTTCCACCGAATTCCGTCTGCCACAAGCACCTGCCGAAAGCAACGCGGGCTTTACTCTGGCACAAAAAATAGTCGGTCGTGCATGCGGTCTGCCCGAAGGACAAGGCGTACGCCCGGGTACTTACTGCGAGCCGCGCATGACGACGGTCGGCTCGCAAGACACTACCGGCCCGATGACCCGCGACGAGTTGAAAGACTTGGCTTGTTTGGGCTTCTCCGCCGATATGGTGATGCAGTCTTTCTGTCACACTGCCGCTTATCCGAAACCTGTCGATGTCAGAACCCATAAAGAACTGCCCGCCTTTATTTCCACCCGTGGCGGCGTATCTCTGCGTCCGGGCGACGGCATTATCCACTCATGGCTCAACCGTCTGCTGCTGCCTGATACCGTCGGCACCGGCGGCGACAGCCACACCCGTTTCCCCATCGGTATTTCCTTCCCCGCAGGTTCCGGATTGGTGGCTTTCGCAGCAGCCACCGGCGTGATGCCGCTCGATATGCCAGAGTCCGTATTGGTACGCTTCAGCGGCAGGCTGCAACCCGGCGTAACCCTGCGCGACTTGGTGAACGCCATTCCGCTTTACGCGATTAAACAAGGCTTGCTCACTGTTGCAAAAGCCGGTAAGAAAAACATCTTCTCCGGCCGTATCCTTGAAATCGAAGGCCTGCCTGATTTGAAAGTGGAACAAGCTTTTGAATTGACCGACGCATCCGCCGAACGCTCCGCCGCCGGCTGTACCGTGAAGCTTAATAAAGAGCCGATTATCGAGTACATGAAATCCAACGTAGTGCTGATGAAAAACATGATTGCCAACGGCTATCAAGACTCCCGTACTTTGGAACGCCGCATCAAAGCCATGGAAAAATGGCTGGCAAATCCGGAGCTGCTCGAAGCGGATAAAGACGCCGAATACGCCGCCGTGATTGAAATCAACATGGACGACATCAAAGAGCCGATTATTGCCTGCCCGAATGACCCCGACGACGTATGCTTCATGTCCGAACGCTCCGGCACCAAAATCGACGAAGTGTTCATCGGTTCGTGCATGACCAACATCGGCCACTTCCGCGCCGCTTCCAAACTCTTGGAAGACAACAGCGACATCCCTGTACGCCTGTGGGTTGCGCCTCCAACAAAAATGGACGCGAAAGAGTTGTCCGACGAAGGCCACTACGGCGTATTTGGCCGTGCAGGCGCACGTATGGAAATGCCGGGCTGTTCATTGTGTATGGGTAACCAAGCACGAGTACACGAAGGCGCAACCGTCATGTCCACTTCGACTCGTAACTTCCCGAACCGCTTGGGTAAAAACACCTTCGTTTACCTCGGCTCAGCAGAGTTGGCGGCGATTTGCTCCAAACTGGGCAAAATCCCGACCGTTGAAGAATATCGCGCCAATATCGACATCATTAACGAGCAAGGTGAAAAAATTTACCGCTACATGAACTTCAACGAAATCGACAGCTACAACGAAGTAGCCGAGACCGTGAATGTTTAACAGGTAGGTAAAACAGTTTCAGACGACCCCTCAGAGGCTAAATCCGTGAGGTCGTCTGAAAACAAAAAACAGAACAGTTTTCGCTGTTCTGTTTTTTGTTTTCAAGTCAATCACCATATCCCCTACTGCCGGATATATCTCCTACCCGCTGATAATCCCGTTCACACCTGCTGCCGCTGCCAAACGATACAATATTTCCTGAGGCATATCGTTGTGCCACAGACGGGTAATATTGGCGATAACCGGAAGACGACACACTTTCCTGACCCGAACGATGGCATCGACATCCAAACGGTAGGCATGTTCCGGCTCAAAACTGAGCGTCCCGGCTTCACCGAGCATAATGTGGCTGTTGCCGCGCAAAGCGATATGTTCTGCCGCCACCAACCAATCATCAACACGATGATGCTTGTCTTTACACAACACTACCGGCGTATTCAGACGACCTACCTCATCCAAAAGCGTCCGATTGGTCATCATACTGCCGCCCAAATACAAAATATCCGCACCGGCAGACAAGGCCTCATCTATCTGGCGAACATCACGGATGCGGACAATGACGGGCTTGCCTGTTTTCTGCAAATCAGAAATTTCCCGAACAATCGCCCGAACCCGTAAGTTTTCACGCTGCTCGTCCACTTTTTCATAAGGGCGTGCAGGAAGGTAAAACGGATCGACAAATACTGCATCCGCCTCTTCCGCCCTATCCGTATCGGCAGTAATATCCAACCGCTTCACTCCGCCGAATATCACACCCCGTATAACAATCCTGCCGTCTTCTTCGTCTGCCTCTCGGCTGATAATTTTCCAGTCGTTCAATACCCGGACGACGCGTTCCACATCGGGCAAACGTTCCAATTCATTCGGACGGAACACCCGCTCATCACCAACCGCACCGATAATCGTCCGCTCTTCCCCCCGAGAGACATGCTCTTTCAAGCCCTTATTACGGATAAAACCGATTACTCCCTCTACCGACTCCTGAGAAGCATTCTTACCCATCACAATAATCATCATATATCTCCTGAAACAGACGACAATATTAGCATACTACCGCTTTCAGACGACCTGCCCGCTACAAGGCCTACCACTCACACCTTACATTTACCCTTAATCCCCTATCCGCATTATCCCAAATGTCATGTGTTATACTTTCAGCCATGTTACCTTATTGCCTTTACGCATGAAAAATCCTCTGCTAAATTCAGGAAAATTTTGGCTGAAAACAGTCGTAACTGCGGTCATATTGCTTGTTTGTACCGCAGCCGCCCTGTATGCATCGGTTTATACTCTATTTCCGCTCGAACGAATCGAAGCTTCTATTCAAAACACCTTCAGCACAACAGGACGGAATATCCGCTTCAGCAGCGACATCCGCCGAAGCTGGTTTCCACGTCCTACCGTTACCCTAAAAAACGTTACCATTACCCAACCTCAAAGCAACCAAACTGCCTTACATATCAAAGAGACCCATATCGGTTTGGGCTGGAGCAGCCTGTGGAACGATCACCCGGTCATCGAAAAATGGGTTATTACAGGTGCAGATGCCGTGTTATCGCGCACCGAGGACGGAAAATGGAACCTGCAAGACCTGTTACATCCTTCCCACCCTACCTCTTTAAACCGTTTGATTATAGAAAACAGCTCTCTGCATATGAACATCGCAGGGCAAACACATATTATCGACAATTTTTATCTAAACATCCGCAACAACGGGGCTGACGGCCGTCCCTTCAAAATCAACGGCAGCCTGCGCCGCTCAAATCAACCCATCCAATGGCAGGGTAGCGGCGTGCTCAATGCCTCTGAAAACGGTTGGCGCATTCCCAATCTACTTTGGGAAGCATCTGTTGCTGAAAAAGAAAGCAAACTGTCCGTTGATGGAAGCGGTACATGGACATGGTCGTCTGAAAACGACTCACTAAAAGCAGATAATCTCAGCATACGCACGGATAATCCCGCCCAAAATTTTCACCTGACCGCGCAAATTCCCCGTTTATCCTTTAAAAACAACGTATTGAATATCCCATCGCTCAATGGTGCATTTACAGCAGGCAAGCCGGAAAGCCAATGGAACGGATCGTTCAAACTAGACAAAGCAGGCATCCGCACCAGCATTGCCACATTGGATAACTTTGAATTCAACGCCAGCCACAAAAATGCCGTCCATCAGACCAATTTAACCCTGACAGGCCCTCTGCTGTGGCAGCAAAACAAAGGATTGCAATCATCTTCAATCAATCTGACCACATTGCAGGATACGGTCAACCGCCTACCCAATCCTCGCTTTATCAGCCAATTAACCGGCTCATTTAACTGGAACGGCAAAGAAAACTG from Neisseria sp. DTU_2020_1000833_1_SI_GRL_NUU_006 includes these protein-coding regions:
- a CDS encoding chorismate mutase, whose translation is MIIVMGKNASQESVEGVIGFIRNKGLKEHVSRGEERTIIGAVGDERVFRPNELERLPDVERVVRVLNDWKIISREADEEDGRIVIRGVIFGGVKRLDITADTDRAEEADAVFVDPFYLPARPYEKVDEQRENLRVRAIVREISDLQKTGKPVIVRIRDVRQIDEALSAGADILYLGGSMMTNRTLLDEVGRLNTPVVLCKDKHHRVDDWLVAAEHIALRGNSHIMLGEAGTLSFEPEHAYRLDVDAIVRVRKVCRLPVIANITRLWHNDMPQEILYRLAAAAGVNGIISG
- a CDS encoding AsmA family protein — protein: MKNPLLNSGKFWLKTVVTAVILLVCTAAALYASVYTLFPLERIEASIQNTFSTTGRNIRFSSDIRRSWFPRPTVTLKNVTITQPQSNQTALHIKETHIGLGWSSLWNDHPVIEKWVITGADAVLSRTEDGKWNLQDLLHPSHPTSLNRLIIENSSLHMNIAGQTHIIDNFYLNIRNNGADGRPFKINGSLRRSNQPIQWQGSGVLNASENGWRIPNLLWEASVAEKESKLSVDGSGTWTWSSENDSLKADNLSIRTDNPAQNFHLTAQIPRLSFKNNVLNIPSLNGAFTAGKPESQWNGSFKLDKAGIRTSIATLDNFEFNASHKNAVHQTNLTLTGPLLWQQNKGLQSSSINLTTLQDTVNRLPNPRFISQLTGSFNWNGKENWQGDFKGTFDRQPLALVFKYQPTEGESPLLEAGIALQKLSLLPYWDDIQANSGSGYPAILNNGPIPRIDASIKIGNIQIPGLQLDNIETLLNADKEHITLSHFKAGLYGGQTEGGISMANTTPPTYHLQQDAQNVQIRPLLQDLFGFHSFSGNGDAVIDLTARGDNRKQLIQSLQGMLTLNILDGAWKGIDINNILKNGISAQQSSGEHVQTPFHRFTLNSEIDKGISHHINTELFSEHLHIVSNGYTDLNTQELSENLLIRNTLNPSAKPIPIKIRGNVANPSVTLDYNRITHGLNNPKEKQKALEQTLREQWHWLNPERKQADK
- the acnB gene encoding bifunctional aconitate hydratase 2/2-methylisocitrate dehydratase, with product MLEAYRKAASERAALGIPPLPLNAQQTADLVELLKNPPAGEGGFLVQLLAHRVPPGVDDAAKVKASFLAAVAEGSASSPLIPPEYATELLGTMLGGYNIHALIELLDDDKLAPIAAKGLKHTLLMFDSFHDVQEKAEKGNKYAQEVLQSWADAEWFTSRAKVPEKITVTVFKVDGETNTDDLSPAPDAWSRPDIPLHALAMLKNPRDGITPDKPGEVGPIKLLEELKAKGHPVAYVGDVVGTGSSRKSATNSVIWHTGEDIPFVPNKRFGGVCLGGKIAPIFFNTQEDSGALPIEVDVSALKMGDVVDILPYEGKIVKNGETVAEFELKSQVLLDEVQAGGRINLIIGRGLTAKAREALKLPASTEFRLPQAPAESNAGFTLAQKIVGRACGLPEGQGVRPGTYCEPRMTTVGSQDTTGPMTRDELKDLACLGFSADMVMQSFCHTAAYPKPVDVRTHKELPAFISTRGGVSLRPGDGIIHSWLNRLLLPDTVGTGGDSHTRFPIGISFPAGSGLVAFAAATGVMPLDMPESVLVRFSGRLQPGVTLRDLVNAIPLYAIKQGLLTVAKAGKKNIFSGRILEIEGLPDLKVEQAFELTDASAERSAAGCTVKLNKEPIIEYMKSNVVLMKNMIANGYQDSRTLERRIKAMEKWLANPELLEADKDAEYAAVIEINMDDIKEPIIACPNDPDDVCFMSERSGTKIDEVFIGSCMTNIGHFRAASKLLEDNSDIPVRLWVAPPTKMDAKELSDEGHYGVFGRAGARMEMPGCSLCMGNQARVHEGATVMSTSTRNFPNRLGKNTFVYLGSAELAAICSKLGKIPTVEEYRANIDIINEQGEKIYRYMNFNEIDSYNEVAETVNV